A genomic segment from Salvia splendens isolate huo1 chromosome 13, SspV2, whole genome shotgun sequence encodes:
- the LOC121762497 gene encoding uncharacterized acetyltransferase At3g50280-like translates to MTNIVVISSCLIGTTSMDADPMSRLDLTPWDLQLLKLTPMQRGIFFHKPQFDQSSLILRLKNSFSRALDFFPPLAGRLAADPAADNSLFYFLDCNNAGAEFVHADASSVSISDILGSKYIPETVSDLFPLGEYCNSDGLSKPLLGVQVTQFADGVFLGCTANHAVVDGVSLWHFINSWSELSRDSATISKLPVFDRWLPSSNRLIPLPPLDKIRYPPPPLLARLFHFSKESLGKLKSKANSEAGTDKISTLQALSALLWWSTTRCRNPHGEDEEVRILLAIGARARIPLPEGYFGNAFNGSSTSMSASEMLERGLGHAARKINEHVAAQGGEAVVKTVESWVRKPVLFGGFPPPKRSTVVMIASSPRHNVYDNDFGWGKPIAALSGTIERFDGNIKLYPAAADGGIDAEVCLAPETMQAMEDDAEFLETIFM, encoded by the exons ATGACGAATATCGTGGTGATTTCTTCATGTCTGATTGGAACCACAAGCATGGATGCAGATCCCATGTCAAGATTAGATCTAACTCCATGGGATCTGCAATTACTCAAACTTACCCCTATGCAGAGAGGGATTTTCTTTCACAAGCCACAATTTGATCAATCTTCGCTCATTCTTCGCCTCAAAAACTCATTTTCCCGCGCCCTCGACTTCTTCCCGCCCCTCGCCGGCCGCCTCGCCGCAGATCCAGCCGCTGATAACTCGCTTTTCTACTTCCTCGACTGCAACAACGCCGGAGCCGAATTCGTTCACGCGGACGCCTCCTCTGTTTCCATTTCTGACATCTTGGGATCCAAATACATACCGGAGACAGTATCCGATCTCTTCCCACTGGGCGAATACTGCAACTCTGACGGCCTCTCCAAGCCTCTGTTGGGCGTGCAAGTCACTCAGTTCGCCGACGGCGTCTTCCTCGGCTGCACCGCCAATCACGCCGTCGTGGACGGTGTCTCTCTCTGGCATTTCATCAACTCCTGGTCCGAGCTGTCGCGTGATTCTGCCACGATATCGAAACTCCCTGTTTTCGACCGTTGGTTGCCGAGCAGCAACCGCCTTATCCCTCTCCCGCCGTTGGACAAGATCCG GTACCCTCCGCCTCCATTACTGGCGAGGCTTTTCCACTTCAGCAAGGAGAGTTTAGGTAAGCTGAAATCGAAAGCCAATTCCGAAGCCGGCACCGATAAAATCTCGACTCTACAAGCACTCTCCGCTCTTCTATGGTGGAGCACAACTCGCTGCCGGAATCCGCACGGTGAGGACGAGGAGGTTCGCATCTTGCTGGCAATCGGTGCGAGGGCGAGAATACCTCTGCCGGAGGGCTACTTCGGCAATGCGTTCAACGGTTCTTCGACTTCGATGAGTGCGTCGGAGATGCTGGAGAGAGGGTTGGGGCACGCGGCGAGGAAGATCAACGAGCATGTTGCCGCGCAAGGCGGCGAAGCGGTTGTCAAAACGGTTGAGAGTTGGGTGAGGAAGCCTGTGCTATTTGGGGGTTTTCCTCCGCCGAAAAGAAGCACTGTGGTGATGATTGCGAGTTCGCCTCGGCATAATGTGTATGACAACGATTTTGGATGGGGGAAGCCGATTGCCGCCCTGAGTGGAACGATTGAGCGGTTTGATGGGAATATCAAACTTTATCCGGCCGCCGCTGACGGCGGAATCGACGCCGAAGTTTGCCTAGCGCCGGAGACTATGCAGGCGATGGAAGATGACGCGGAGTTTCTAGAAACCATATTTATGTGA